A single window of Fischerella sp. PCC 9605 DNA harbors:
- a CDS encoding site-2 protease family protein, with protein sequence MFTASETPLIATVLLVAFGILGWGFYRARPYGKLGIFAWLQSVVLMAPWLLFFGLFAAGIYINIVGILFLLVVSAGVYIYLGRQLRAAGQDVILRQRATEKLAEQEATSTKEGTQPAEPAQLKLETVPIPEQDLNAIKSIFGIDTFFATETIPYQEGAIFKGNLRGDAEVVHNRLTANLQENLGDKYRLYLVENTDNKPVVIVLPSRNDPRPMTLSQKVFAGILLVATIATSLEAAGILQNFDLFANVGRIGETLPIGAGILVILLAHEIGHWLLARRHQVRLSWPYFLPAVQIGSFGAITRFESLLPNRKVLFDIALAGPAAGGIVSLLMLVTGLLLSHQGSMFQLPNQFFQGSILVGSLARVVLGSALQSPLVDVHPLVVIGWLGLVITALNLMPAGQLDGGRIVQAIYGRKTAGRTTFATLILLGLVALANPLAMYWAIVILFLQRDLERPSLNEISEPDDARAALGLLALFLMVATLLPLTPGLAGRLGIG encoded by the coding sequence ATGTTTACTGCATCAGAAACTCCTCTCATTGCGACAGTTCTTTTGGTCGCCTTCGGAATTTTGGGCTGGGGCTTTTATCGTGCCAGACCTTATGGAAAGCTGGGAATCTTTGCCTGGTTACAGTCAGTAGTGTTGATGGCTCCTTGGCTGCTGTTTTTTGGCTTATTTGCAGCCGGGATTTACATCAATATTGTGGGCATCCTCTTTTTGTTGGTTGTTTCGGCAGGAGTGTATATTTATTTGGGCAGACAATTGCGAGCAGCTGGGCAAGATGTGATTCTTAGACAGCGGGCAACGGAAAAGCTAGCCGAACAAGAAGCCACTTCTACAAAAGAGGGAACACAGCCAGCAGAACCTGCACAGCTTAAACTGGAGACTGTGCCGATTCCTGAACAGGATTTGAATGCTATTAAAAGTATTTTCGGTATTGATACGTTTTTTGCTACAGAAACGATTCCTTACCAGGAAGGAGCCATATTTAAAGGTAATTTGCGGGGAGATGCAGAGGTAGTACACAACCGCCTAACTGCGAACTTGCAGGAAAATCTAGGCGATAAATATCGCCTATATTTAGTGGAAAATACCGATAACAAACCTGTGGTAATTGTCCTTCCCAGCCGCAACGACCCGCGTCCGATGACATTATCCCAAAAAGTGTTTGCGGGTATTCTGCTGGTGGCGACTATAGCTACGAGTCTGGAAGCTGCGGGTATACTGCAAAATTTTGATTTGTTTGCCAATGTCGGGCGGATCGGAGAAACTTTGCCCATCGGTGCTGGGATCTTGGTGATTTTACTGGCTCACGAAATCGGTCACTGGTTACTTGCCCGTCGTCACCAAGTCCGCCTCAGCTGGCCTTACTTTCTCCCAGCAGTACAAATTGGCTCTTTTGGCGCCATTACCCGTTTTGAATCTTTATTGCCCAACCGCAAGGTATTATTTGATATAGCTTTGGCAGGGCCAGCGGCTGGGGGGATTGTATCTTTGTTAATGTTGGTAACTGGGTTACTGCTTTCTCACCAAGGCAGCATGTTTCAGTTACCCAATCAGTTTTTCCAAGGCTCAATATTGGTGGGTAGTTTGGCGCGCGTTGTCCTTGGTTCAGCTTTGCAATCGCCTTTAGTAGACGTGCATCCATTGGTAGTGATTGGTTGGTTGGGGTTAGTAATCACAGCTTTGAACTTGATGCCCGCAGGACAACTCGATGGTGGTCGGATTGTCCAAGCGATTTATGGACGTAAAACCGCCGGGCGGACGACTTTTGCAACCCTGATTTTGCTGGGGTTAGTGGCTCTTGCCAATCCTTTAGCAATGTACTGGGCGATTGTCATTCTGTTTTTGCAACGTGACTTAGAACGCCCCAGCTTGAATGAAATCAGCGAACCAGACGATGCACGCGCTGCTTTGGGACTTCTGGCTTTATTTTTAATGGTTGCCACTCTCCTACCCTTAACTCCTGGTTTAGCTGGACGTTTGGGAATTGGGTAG